The following proteins are encoded in a genomic region of Arachis ipaensis cultivar K30076 chromosome B02, Araip1.1, whole genome shotgun sequence:
- the LOC107625757 gene encoding uncharacterized protein LOC107625757, whose protein sequence is MAKHEKPQPGCFSGFLRVILCAGTGTSPPVHPSQDESENVDSISNKRDALIHEDFAATPGLVARLMGLDSVPNTNCLMKGHSPDSVPRSRSVNFVDYLLNFEVGQENFHRRAKTSASFREVPASALAYSQQKQDHDLVVFHNWDYNVVKDHEARRESRKFEVGLMKESKQGKKQSKETGERNQRKNKKISKLKNEPRRVPSNSNMNGRKVRKQSEDKDCSSVSSCSSKSYGYRYSSSGGNGDCDSSTGSCSPLLQSKYKKEFVESNLKNKMRKKKSPKKIESDCVSENLSPISVLDVNDSPSLYGTTSLDATQPLPSNSKWKSSPLRSSSDGIEATRSNEKDGAYANIDINGEVEYYSELFLKLCTMIEKDIRELDCTTKHVHEDFEQICLVFEHKILDLLLHELVNDIVELSC, encoded by the exons ATGGCAAAACATGAAAAACCACAACCTGGGTGTTTCTCTGGATTCTTGCGTGTGATCCTATGTGCTGGAACTGGAACTAGTCCTCCAGTTCATCCATCTCAAGATGAATCAGAAAATGTGGATTCAATTTCAAACAAAAGAGATGCATTGATCCATGAAGATTTTGCTGCTACCCCCGGATTGGTGGCAAGACTAATGGGGTTGGATTCTGTTCCCAACACCAACTGTTTGATGAAAGGACACTCCCCAGATTCAGTTCCAAGGAGTAGGTCAGTGAATTTTGTGGACTACTTGCTAAATTTCGAAGTAGGCCAAGAAAATTTCCATCGCCGGGCGAAGACTTCAGCCTCGTTTCGTGAGGTTCCGGCATCTGCATTGGCTTATAGTCAGCAAAAACAAGATCATGATCTTGTTGTGTTTCATAATTGGGATTACAATGTGGTTAAGGATCATGAAGCTCGACGCGAGTCGAGGAAATTTGAAGTAGGGTTGATGAAAGAATCAAAGCAGGGGAAGAAACAGAGCAAAGAAACAGGGGAAAGGAATCAaaggaagaacaagaagattTCAAAGTTGAAGAATGAACCTAGAAGGGTTCCTTCTAACTCTAATATGAATGGTAGAAAGGTTAGAAAGCAAAGTGAAGATAAAGATTGTTCTAGTGTCTCTTCATGTTCTTCAAAGAGTTATGGTTATAGATATAGTAGTAGTGGTGGTAATGGTGATTGTGATTCAAGCACAGGTTCTTGTTCTCCATTATTGCAAAGCAAGTATAAGAAAGAGTTTGTTGAATCAAATCTCAaaaacaagatgagaaagaagaaATCACCAAAGAAGATAGAGAGTGATTGTGTCTCAGAAAATCTCAGTCCAATTTCAGTTCTTGATGTCAATGATTCTCCTTCCCTCTATGGAACAACTTCTCTAG aTGCTACACAACCCTTGCCTTCAAACTCAAAGTGGAAATCTTCACCACTGAGATCATCAAGCGATGGAATTGAAGCCACAAGAAGCAATGAGAAAGATGGTGCTTATGCCAACATTGACATCAACGGAGAAGTAGAATATTACTCAgaattatttttaaaactttgCACAATGATAGAAAAGGATATAAGAGAGTTAGATTGCACAACGAAGCATGTGCACGAGGATTTTGAGCAAATTTGTTTGGTGTTTGAACACAAAATTTTGGATCTTTTATTACACGAACTTGTCAATGATATTGTGGAACTTTcatgttga